A window of Trueperaceae bacterium contains these coding sequences:
- a CDS encoding 3-hydroxyacyl-CoA dehydrogenase NAD-binding domain-containing protein — MTSIQLEQRKGVAFVWFDRSDGPNLLDRAALGSMPEVLERLENDEQVEAVVIASRNPAGFVAGADIALFDELTDRGSALELIGEAQELFERLARLPKPTVAAIHGPCAGGGLELALACDYRLASTAPNTHLSVPEVQLGLLPALGGTQRLPRLVGLQAGLDLLLTGRKVYSKPARRMGLVDSTIHPEGLEGAALAAARTLLAGSGGKARRHGMSRLLERTPAKELIFRRAAEEVQRQTRGNYPAPPRILDTVRQTYGGSIARGLEQEAEAFADLLFTPQSRALRHLFFVRTGTRRNPFSGEARSVERIGVLGAGLMGAGIAQVSAASGYRVTLKDRSLELAARGKAAVHRGVSERLGKGLNSFQRDLILERLTIADDYRPFNGVDLTIEAVLEDLELKRQVLSEVEAVTRPEHVFASNTSSLPISRIAASATRPERVVGMHYFSPVPKMPLLEVVRGERSSTEALSTAVAVGLAQGKNVIVVADRPGFYVNRILAPYLNEALLAVRDGAAIDEVDRVMEAAGFPVGPFRLLDNVGLEVAGKAVGVIAPLFEERGVQLDDFVSRVRAEGLAGRSNGKGFYRYDKAGKRRVNERVYSLLGARQPHTLPEPEIRDRLLLALVNEAVHCLDEGIIASPDDGDAGAVFGIGFPPFLGGPFHYLEQVGREQVASRLQELNAKFGPRFRGASGLSV, encoded by the coding sequence ATGACTTCGATCCAACTCGAACAGCGCAAGGGTGTCGCGTTCGTCTGGTTCGACAGGTCCGACGGGCCGAACCTCCTCGACCGGGCAGCGCTCGGGTCGATGCCGGAGGTGCTCGAGCGTCTCGAGAACGACGAACAGGTAGAGGCAGTAGTCATCGCGTCACGCAACCCGGCAGGCTTCGTCGCCGGTGCCGACATCGCGCTCTTCGACGAGTTAACCGACAGAGGATCAGCGCTCGAGCTGATCGGCGAAGCCCAGGAGCTGTTCGAAAGGCTGGCCCGTCTGCCCAAGCCCACCGTGGCTGCCATCCACGGGCCGTGCGCCGGCGGCGGCCTCGAGCTCGCCCTCGCCTGCGACTACCGGCTCGCCAGCACCGCCCCCAACACCCACCTCTCTGTCCCCGAGGTTCAGCTGGGCCTGCTGCCCGCCCTGGGCGGCACCCAGAGGCTGCCGCGACTCGTGGGCCTGCAGGCCGGTCTCGACCTGCTGCTTACCGGCAGGAAGGTGTATTCCAAGCCGGCCAGGCGGATGGGACTCGTTGACTCCACGATCCACCCCGAAGGGCTGGAGGGCGCTGCGCTCGCTGCCGCCAGGACGCTCCTCGCCGGCAGTGGAGGGAAGGCCCGCAGACACGGCATGAGTCGGCTGCTCGAGCGCACCCCCGCTAAGGAGCTGATCTTCCGCCGCGCGGCCGAAGAGGTACAGCGCCAGACCCGCGGCAACTACCCCGCCCCGCCGAGGATCCTCGACACGGTAAGGCAGACCTACGGCGGCTCGATCGCGAGGGGCCTCGAGCAGGAGGCGGAAGCGTTCGCCGATCTGCTCTTCACTCCCCAGTCCCGCGCACTTCGCCACCTCTTCTTCGTCCGGACGGGCACCCGCCGGAACCCGTTCTCGGGAGAAGCGCGAAGCGTCGAGCGGATCGGTGTCCTCGGCGCGGGGCTGATGGGCGCGGGCATCGCTCAGGTGAGCGCCGCCTCTGGCTATCGGGTGACCCTCAAGGACCGCTCGTTGGAGCTCGCGGCCCGCGGCAAAGCGGCCGTACACCGGGGAGTGAGCGAGCGTCTCGGGAAGGGCCTCAACTCCTTCCAGCGAGACCTCATCCTCGAGCGCCTGACCATCGCCGACGACTACCGGCCGTTCAACGGGGTCGACCTGACCATCGAGGCTGTCCTGGAGGATCTCGAGCTCAAGCGTCAGGTCCTCAGCGAGGTGGAGGCCGTCACTCGCCCGGAGCACGTCTTCGCTTCGAACACCTCGTCGCTCCCGATATCGCGGATCGCAGCCAGCGCAACCAGACCTGAGCGGGTAGTGGGCATGCACTACTTCTCGCCGGTGCCCAAGATGCCCCTCCTCGAAGTGGTCCGGGGCGAGCGGAGTTCGACGGAGGCGCTGTCGACCGCCGTGGCGGTAGGGCTCGCGCAGGGTAAGAACGTCATCGTGGTCGCCGACCGGCCGGGCTTCTACGTCAACCGGATCCTCGCCCCCTACCTGAACGAGGCGCTCCTCGCCGTTCGCGACGGAGCGGCGATCGACGAGGTGGACCGGGTGATGGAGGCAGCCGGTTTTCCGGTGGGGCCTTTCCGCCTGCTCGACAACGTGGGGCTCGAGGTAGCCGGCAAGGCGGTAGGGGTGATAGCCCCGCTCTTCGAGGAGCGCGGGGTACAGCTCGACGACTTCGTCTCGCGAGTCCGGGCAGAGGGCCTGGCCGGCCGCAGCAACGGCAAAGGCTTCTACCGATACGACAAGGCGGGCAAGAGGCGGGTCAACGAGCGGGTCTACTCGCTCCTAGGCGCGAGGCAACCTCACACGTTACCGGAGCCCGAGATCCGCGACCGGTTGCTGCTGGCCCTGGTGAACGAGGCCGTCCACTGCCTCGACGAGGGGATCATCGCTTCGCCTGACGACGGCGACGCCGGGGCGGTGTTCGGGATCGGGTTCCCACCCTTCCTGGGAGGGCCGTTCCACTACCTCGAGCAGGTGGGCAGAGAACAGGTCGCATCGCGCCTGCAGGAGCTGAACGCGAAGTTCGGACCGCGCTTCCGCGGCGCCTCGGGCCTCAGCGTGTAG
- a CDS encoding acetyl-CoA C-acyltransferase gives MDVNSREEVVFVDGCRLPFRKAGSDYAELTGYDLARTVIAGLLARSGLDGEELDGLVMGSVVQNVRTSNVARDAALAAGVPDEVPAHTVTMACISANRAISDAALELATGRAGLILAGGVESLSDIPIGLGKEARKRLLDMRRAKSARDYLGLLRGLRPADLLPRTPAIAEYSTGETMGESADRLAAAFGVTREEQDAYALRSHQAAARATREGLLAGEIVETALPPEFRPLSSDNTFREDTSMEKLAKLPPAFVKPYGTVTAGNSSPLTDGAAATLLATRSRAAELGLEAKAVIRDWVFVAQDPGTELLLGPAFALPELLERNGLSWSDLDVVEIHEAFAGQVLAVLTALGSDEFARERLGRDGRVANVDLEKINPWGGSLSLGHPFGATGARLLTTAVNRLHAEDGRYAVVTACAAGGLGHAMLLERTER, from the coding sequence ATGGATGTCAACTCGAGGGAGGAGGTCGTCTTCGTCGACGGTTGCCGCCTCCCTTTCCGTAAGGCGGGAAGCGACTACGCGGAGCTGACCGGCTACGATCTGGCGCGCACGGTCATCGCCGGACTGCTCGCCAGGAGCGGTCTGGACGGCGAGGAACTGGACGGGCTCGTCATGGGCTCGGTTGTCCAGAACGTCAGGACCAGCAACGTGGCACGTGACGCCGCACTGGCAGCGGGAGTGCCCGACGAGGTACCGGCTCACACGGTCACCATGGCCTGCATATCGGCGAACCGGGCGATCAGCGACGCCGCCCTCGAGCTGGCGACCGGGCGCGCCGGCCTCATCCTCGCCGGCGGAGTCGAGTCGCTCTCCGACATCCCCATCGGCCTCGGCAAGGAGGCGCGCAAGAGGCTCCTCGATATGCGCAGGGCCAAGAGCGCGCGCGACTACCTGGGCCTGCTCAGAGGACTCCGGCCCGCCGACCTGCTCCCTCGAACCCCGGCCATCGCCGAGTACAGCACCGGCGAGACGATGGGGGAGAGCGCCGATCGGCTGGCGGCGGCCTTCGGGGTGACCCGCGAGGAACAGGATGCCTACGCCCTGCGCTCCCACCAGGCCGCCGCTCGGGCCACCAGGGAAGGCCTCCTCGCCGGCGAGATCGTGGAGACGGCGCTGCCACCCGAGTTCCGACCCCTGTCGAGCGACAACACCTTCAGAGAAGACACCAGCATGGAGAAGTTGGCGAAGCTCCCCCCGGCGTTCGTGAAGCCGTACGGTACCGTCACCGCCGGAAATTCCAGCCCGCTCACCGACGGCGCAGCGGCGACTCTGTTGGCGACACGCTCACGCGCCGCGGAGCTGGGCCTCGAAGCCAAAGCGGTGATCCGCGACTGGGTCTTCGTCGCTCAGGATCCGGGCACGGAACTGCTGCTGGGCCCGGCTTTCGCCCTCCCCGAACTGCTCGAGCGCAACGGCCTCAGCTGGAGTGACCTCGACGTGGTCGAGATACACGAGGCGTTCGCAGGGCAGGTGCTGGCGGTCCTCACCGCTCTCGGCTCGGACGAGTTCGCTCGCGAACGGCTAGGGAGGGACGGTCGAGTCGCGAACGTCGACCTCGAGAAGATCAATCCCTGGGGCGGGTCGTTGTCGCTGGGCCACCCGTTCGGGGCGACCGGGGCGCGACTGCTGACGACAGCCGTCAACCGCCTCCACGCAGAGGACGGAAGGTACGCCGTCGTCACAGCGTGCGCGGCCGGCGGTCTGGGCCACGCCATGCTCCTCGAGCGAACCGAGCGATGA